The Planococcus versutus genome contains a region encoding:
- the panB gene encoding 3-methyl-2-oxobutanoate hydroxymethyltransferase, which translates to MKNTASLIKMKTQNEKIAMLTAYDYPSAKLAEEAGVDVILVGDSLGMVVLGYDSTVKVTINDMIHHGKAARRGAPDTFLVIDMPFASFHGSEQRILDNAVQIFQETGAEAVKVEGADSVLDAIKLLTHTGIPVVAHLGLLPQSAGVLGGYKVQGKTADAAQKLIDDALACEAAGACMLVLECIPYQLAEKVTAALTIPVIGIGAGSETDGQVLVYHDTLKYGSHHLPKFVRSYAETGESMKNGLMAYVNEVKSGAFPAEEHRFTMKEEELKQLYGGKE; encoded by the coding sequence ATGAAGAATACAGCTTCACTTATCAAAATGAAAACACAAAATGAAAAAATCGCCATGCTTACAGCTTATGATTATCCGTCAGCCAAGCTTGCTGAGGAAGCTGGAGTGGATGTTATTTTAGTTGGAGATTCTCTAGGAATGGTGGTTCTTGGGTACGATTCGACAGTTAAAGTCACAATTAACGACATGATTCATCACGGAAAAGCGGCTCGACGCGGAGCACCCGATACCTTTTTAGTTATAGATATGCCGTTTGCTTCGTTTCACGGAAGTGAACAGCGCATACTCGATAACGCCGTCCAGATTTTTCAAGAAACTGGAGCGGAAGCAGTCAAAGTGGAAGGCGCAGATAGTGTTTTAGATGCCATCAAATTACTAACTCATACCGGCATTCCAGTTGTCGCGCATCTCGGATTGTTGCCTCAATCGGCAGGTGTTCTCGGTGGCTATAAAGTGCAAGGGAAAACCGCAGATGCGGCACAAAAACTAATCGACGATGCTCTCGCTTGTGAAGCAGCAGGCGCATGTATGCTTGTGCTTGAATGCATTCCTTATCAACTAGCTGAAAAAGTAACTGCGGCGCTCACAATACCTGTTATTGGCATTGGAGCGGGCAGCGAAACAGACGGCCAAGTGTTGGTATACCACGATACGCTTAAATATGGCTCCCACCATTTGCCGAAATTTGTTCGCTCCTACGCTGAAACAGGAGAAAGTATGAAAAACGGCTTGATGGCGTATGTAAATGAAGTGAAATCAGGCGCATTTCCTGCAGAAGAACATCGTTTTACGATGAAAGAAGAAGAGCTAAAGCAATTATATGGTGGAAAAGAATAA
- a CDS encoding peptidase E, whose protein sequence is MRQIIAMGGGGFSMEPDNPLLDHYILKQANKARPKICFIPTASGDADSYIDKFYDFFNQQDCEPSHLSLFKPHTRNIEAFVLQQDIIYVGGGNTKNLLVLWKEWKLDRLLRKAWEQGVILAGLSAGSICWYEQGVTDSYGDKLEPLDALGFLPGSHCPHYDGEAERRPTYRQFVDRGALQSGIAADDGAAIHYIDHDIKKIVSSRPAAKAYRVYKGGEKELMVEYLGERNLLNP, encoded by the coding sequence ATGCGTCAAATTATCGCGATGGGAGGCGGTGGATTCTCCATGGAACCAGATAATCCGCTACTCGATCACTACATATTGAAACAAGCAAACAAAGCTCGGCCAAAAATCTGTTTTATCCCGACAGCGAGTGGAGATGCAGATAGTTATATTGACAAATTTTATGATTTCTTCAATCAGCAAGACTGCGAGCCAAGTCATTTATCATTATTCAAACCACATACACGAAACATAGAAGCGTTTGTATTACAGCAAGACATCATTTATGTTGGCGGCGGCAATACCAAAAACTTATTGGTGCTTTGGAAAGAGTGGAAACTGGATCGATTGTTGAGAAAGGCCTGGGAGCAAGGAGTCATTCTTGCGGGACTTAGTGCAGGATCGATTTGCTGGTATGAACAAGGCGTTACGGATTCTTACGGCGACAAATTAGAACCACTCGATGCGCTCGGCTTTTTACCAGGAAGTCATTGTCCGCATTACGACGGCGAAGCTGAAAGAAGACCGACCTATCGTCAGTTTGTGGACCGAGGAGCATTGCAATCCGGTATCGCAGCAGATGATGGAGCAGCAATTCATTATATTGACCACGACATCAAAAAGATTGTTAGCTCAAGACCTGCAGCTAAAGCGTACCGCGTGTATAAAGGTGGAGAAAAGGAATTGATGGTTGAGTACTTGGGGGAGCGAAATCTTCTGAATCCTTAG
- a CDS encoding nucleotidyltransferase domain-containing protein, whose product MLIQEIAVEEITTSLITSPHVRAIFLKGSMGRNEHDEHSDIDLYCLVHQEQEELFLKQRLSHLEAYRPVLFQDDIFIIAPQLIAVFDNLLHIDLFTVTVESFTTKDFFKVLYDPENLLDQFVESQNLELSKEEYTDHVIDVAWFLFQYRKAGGRGNGVWAAKMLSHVLEHLARVLLYRYAPHRAQLGLKTISQSLPKAVFLEVESISNFMTPENHAQAAFQIRQLVAKEASWIDEHVEERKTMMPLMTAMLNESC is encoded by the coding sequence ATGCTTATTCAAGAAATTGCAGTCGAAGAAATCACAACGAGTTTAATCACTAGTCCCCATGTAAGGGCTATTTTCTTGAAAGGTTCTATGGGCAGAAATGAACACGATGAACATTCAGACATCGATCTTTATTGCTTAGTCCATCAAGAACAAGAAGAACTGTTTCTGAAACAGCGACTCTCTCACTTAGAAGCTTATCGACCGGTGTTGTTTCAAGATGATATCTTCATTATTGCGCCTCAACTAATCGCGGTTTTTGATAATTTATTACACATCGATTTGTTTACCGTGACCGTTGAATCGTTTACTACGAAGGATTTTTTCAAAGTGTTATACGATCCCGAAAACTTGCTCGATCAATTTGTGGAATCGCAAAATCTCGAGCTTAGCAAAGAAGAATATACAGATCATGTTATTGATGTTGCGTGGTTTTTATTTCAATACCGCAAAGCGGGTGGTAGAGGAAATGGCGTTTGGGCAGCGAAAATGCTATCTCATGTACTTGAGCATTTAGCCCGTGTTTTGTTATACCGATATGCCCCTCACCGCGCTCAATTAGGATTAAAAACAATCAGTCAATCGCTACCAAAGGCTGTGTTTTTAGAAGTAGAGTCTATATCTAATTTCATGACGCCTGAAAACCATGCACAAGCTGCTTTTCAAATACGGCAATTAGTTGCTAAGGAAGCTAGTTGGATCGATGAACATGTTGAAGAGCGCAAAACGATGATGCCGCTAATGACGGCGATGCTCAACGAGTCCTGCTAA
- a CDS encoding GNAT family N-acetyltransferase produces the protein MELSTLTTKRLTLTKVEESDAPRFFDIMSRDSVTEYYGMDSLTDPEEAVEIIRSFEAVLIANRGMRWAIRLKENNEFIGTIGLNNLNVKAKKAEVGYELHPDYWHQYYTQEANQAVLNYAFSELDLHRIGAVTFPENTASNQLLEKLGFILEGRLRGYLHQRNQSHDAYIFSLLKTEWLENLE, from the coding sequence ATGGAACTTTCAACACTGACCACCAAACGATTAACGTTAACGAAAGTCGAAGAAAGTGATGCACCCCGCTTTTTTGATATTATGTCGCGCGATAGTGTAACCGAGTATTACGGGATGGATAGTTTGACTGATCCTGAAGAAGCCGTTGAAATCATTCGGTCGTTTGAAGCCGTTTTAATCGCAAATCGTGGGATGCGGTGGGCGATACGCTTGAAAGAAAACAATGAGTTTATTGGGACGATCGGGTTAAATAATTTAAATGTAAAAGCAAAAAAAGCGGAAGTTGGATACGAGCTTCATCCGGATTATTGGCATCAATACTATACACAAGAAGCGAATCAAGCCGTATTAAACTACGCTTTTTCTGAACTGGATTTACACCGTATAGGAGCTGTGACTTTTCCAGAAAACACAGCATCAAACCAATTATTGGAAAAGCTTGGCTTTATATTAGAAGGCCGCCTCCGTGGCTATTTGCACCAGCGAAATCAGTCTCATGATGCTTATATTTTTTCTTTATTAAAAACCGAATGGCTAGAAAACCTTGAGTAA
- a CDS encoding GNAT family N-acetyltransferase, whose amino-acid sequence MKGRKVHIRFFQPRDAAQKLKLEIANRDFFETYSVTRYSDFYTLEMQQELIEIYADQKEDDLSYSFGIFENESDLLVGTISLVQVIRGPMQSAILGYALDKIYNNRGYMTEAIELTVAYAFKKLALHRIEAGVMPGNEASIRVLEKAGFHREGIASKNVEINGKWQDHQILAIINPRDL is encoded by the coding sequence GTGAAAGGTAGAAAAGTGCATATTCGTTTTTTTCAGCCAAGAGATGCTGCGCAAAAACTGAAACTAGAAATAGCAAATCGTGACTTTTTTGAAACCTATTCGGTGACGCGTTATTCGGACTTTTATACACTTGAGATGCAACAAGAGCTTATTGAAATTTACGCTGATCAAAAAGAAGATGATCTATCGTATAGCTTTGGAATTTTTGAGAATGAATCCGATTTGTTGGTCGGAACGATTAGCTTAGTACAAGTCATTAGGGGGCCAATGCAAAGCGCGATATTGGGATACGCACTAGACAAAATCTATAACAATAGGGGCTATATGACAGAGGCAATCGAGTTAACCGTGGCATACGCTTTTAAAAAGCTAGCGCTACACCGGATCGAAGCAGGCGTTATGCCAGGAAATGAAGCTTCTATTCGCGTGCTGGAAAAAGCCGGTTTTCATCGGGAAGGCATTGCTTCGAAAAATGTTGAAATCAATGGCAAATGGCAGGACCACCAAATACTGGCGATCATCAATCCACGAGATTTGTGA
- a CDS encoding DUF4181 domain-containing protein, with protein MDFDVMSMRESIPILVGDGVSESEMAFRFILFVGGSIAVIFLTNSLLKRISGDEKEKPVKDKYVNDLHKKWDRIVSIVSSIVLITILLILWNTDLSMSTPLFLVCSVFMILPILVQIGFERKYAANPNEYLYTISVMGLAGAVVLALLWILSPGF; from the coding sequence GTGGATTTCGATGTGATGAGCATGAGAGAGAGCATTCCTATATTAGTTGGAGACGGAGTTTCAGAAAGTGAAATGGCATTCCGTTTTATTCTTTTTGTAGGTGGCAGCATAGCAGTTATTTTTTTAACGAATAGCTTGTTAAAAAGAATCAGTGGGGATGAAAAAGAGAAACCTGTTAAAGATAAATACGTAAATGATTTACACAAAAAATGGGACAGAATTGTAAGCATAGTATCAAGTATTGTATTAATAACAATCCTACTTATCCTTTGGAATACAGATCTTTCCATGAGTACACCGCTATTTCTTGTATGTTCAGTCTTTATGATTTTACCGATATTGGTTCAAATAGGATTTGAACGAAAATATGCAGCAAACCCCAATGAATACTTATACACAATATCAGTCATGGGATTAGCAGGTGCTGTTGTTCTGGCGCTGTTGTGGATTTTATCACCAGGTTTTTAA
- a CDS encoding DUF4181 domain-containing protein gives MLFDGIAWQVFLFALGSGSSIYLMNLLLRRVLGVEKKKAEPINELHKKWERILNIGSGIAIFCASMAVIKFGPTASLVVLGLTVVIGIAQVLLRAGFEKNHAENPNDYLFTILEALTNVIILLTFGVSLFPDFITFVLNIY, from the coding sequence GTGCTCTTTGATGGAATCGCGTGGCAAGTTTTCTTATTCGCACTCGGCAGTGGATCGAGTATATATCTAATGAACTTACTCCTTAGAAGAGTCTTAGGTGTCGAGAAAAAGAAAGCTGAGCCAATAAACGAACTTCATAAAAAGTGGGAGAGAATATTAAATATAGGCTCGGGCATCGCTATTTTTTGCGCGTCGATGGCGGTGATTAAGTTTGGACCCACAGCAAGCCTAGTTGTATTAGGACTAACTGTTGTCATTGGGATTGCGCAAGTTTTGCTGCGTGCAGGGTTCGAAAAAAATCATGCAGAAAACCCGAATGATTATTTATTTACTATTTTAGAAGCTTTAACGAACGTTATTATCTTACTGACCTTTGGCGTAAGTTTATTTCCAGATTTTATTACGTTTGTACTCAATATCTACTAA
- the gntK gene encoding gluconokinase, which yields MPEQSYYLGVDIGTTSTKAVLFDKAGKIISADTVFYALETPNPLIAEQDPEEIFRAVLSSVRKTIRNSAIDTTQLKLVSFSSAMHSLIAVDAKGDLLTQSITWADTRSSKHAKYIKERLNGHEIYLRTGTPIHAMSPLSKLLWLKDEKREIFEQTAKFIGIKEFVFQRLFNEYVVDHSIASATGLFNLQQLDWDEEALRVAGITPGNLSRPVPTTYKLTGMDSEHAAFMGIPKNVPFVIGASDGVLANLGVNAIEPGVLAVTIGTSGAIRTVTTEPKTDPKGRTFCYALTENHWVVGGPVNNGGIVLRWLRDEFASSEVETAKRLGIDPYDVLTKIAETVNPGADGLLFHPYLTGERAPLWDANARGSFFGLSIHHKKQHMIRAVLEGIVFNLYTVLLAVEELTGEPTRIQASGGFARSGMWRQLMADVFDKPVVIPESFESSCLGAVVLGMYAIGEIDDFSIVSEMIGQTHTHEPDETAAGIYRELLPIYIRLSRLLTAEYESIADFQRKHLE from the coding sequence ATGCCTGAACAGTCATATTATCTTGGAGTAGATATCGGTACCACATCCACCAAAGCGGTGTTATTTGATAAAGCCGGTAAAATCATATCAGCAGATACGGTTTTTTATGCGCTTGAAACGCCAAATCCGTTAATAGCCGAACAAGACCCAGAGGAAATTTTCCGAGCGGTGTTAAGTTCTGTTCGAAAAACCATTCGCAACAGCGCGATCGATACAACTCAGCTCAAACTCGTATCGTTTAGTTCAGCAATGCACAGCCTCATCGCAGTGGATGCAAAAGGCGATTTACTAACACAAAGTATCACGTGGGCCGATACGAGAAGTTCAAAGCATGCAAAGTATATTAAAGAAAGACTGAATGGTCATGAAATTTACTTGCGCACAGGTACGCCGATTCACGCGATGTCGCCGCTATCAAAATTGTTATGGTTAAAAGACGAAAAGCGGGAAATCTTCGAGCAGACAGCGAAATTTATTGGCATTAAGGAATTTGTGTTTCAGAGATTGTTCAATGAATATGTAGTCGATCATTCAATTGCTTCAGCTACAGGATTATTCAATTTGCAGCAATTGGATTGGGACGAAGAGGCATTAAGAGTAGCAGGCATTACGCCTGGGAATTTATCTCGTCCCGTACCAACGACGTATAAACTAACAGGAATGGACTCGGAACATGCCGCATTTATGGGCATTCCCAAAAATGTGCCATTTGTTATTGGTGCAAGTGACGGAGTATTAGCCAATTTGGGCGTAAATGCTATCGAACCAGGTGTCCTAGCCGTAACAATCGGTACGAGTGGTGCCATCCGTACGGTCACGACTGAGCCAAAAACTGATCCAAAAGGGCGGACATTTTGTTATGCCTTAACGGAAAATCACTGGGTAGTTGGTGGTCCTGTTAATAATGGCGGCATCGTTTTACGCTGGCTGCGTGATGAGTTTGCTTCATCTGAAGTGGAAACCGCAAAGCGTCTCGGTATCGATCCGTACGATGTACTGACGAAAATCGCCGAGACGGTCAATCCTGGAGCGGACGGCTTGCTGTTTCATCCTTATTTAACAGGAGAACGAGCGCCACTGTGGGATGCTAATGCGCGTGGATCGTTTTTCGGATTAAGCATTCATCATAAAAAGCAACATATGATTCGAGCTGTGTTAGAAGGCATTGTCTTTAATTTGTATACCGTGTTGCTGGCGGTCGAGGAATTGACCGGCGAACCAACGCGTATTCAAGCATCTGGCGGCTTTGCTCGTTCGGGAATGTGGCGTCAACTGATGGCCGATGTCTTCGATAAACCCGTAGTTATTCCAGAAAGCTTTGAAAGTTCGTGCCTCGGTGCAGTCGTTCTCGGCATGTATGCGATCGGCGAAATTGATGATTTCAGTATCGTTTCCGAAATGATCGGTCAAACACACACACATGAGCCAGATGAAACAGCAGCTGGTATTTATCGTGAACTCTTGCCAATTTACATCCGTTTATCACGTCTTTTAACAGCAGAATATGAAAGCATTGCCGATTTTCAACGAAAGCATTTAGAGTAA
- a CDS encoding gluconate:H+ symporter: MSGSTLIMVALAGIFLLLFLVIRTKLHAFVALLLVSLLVGIAAGMPLNEVIISIQNGMGGTLGFVAVVVGLGAMFGKMLEVSGGAERLASTMISKFGEDKAQWALGVTGFIVAIPVFFDVGFIILVPIVYGLARKTGKSLLHYGIPLLAGLAVTHSFIPPTPGPIAVAELVGAELGWVILFGVLAGIPAMILAGPVFGRFIGKKIHVLIPDYMELEEKEYDKDLPSFAMITSLILIPLVLILFNTLSGVLLEEGNMVREILTFLGHPFVALTIATLLTFYLLGTKRGYSRQEVQNIATKALEPAGIIILVTGAGGVFKQVLIDSGVGEVLGDMMGDSALPPIVLAFLIAAAVRVAQGSATVAMVTAAGLITPLLEMVGMTGPALGLIVIAIASGATVLSHVNDSGFWLVNRYFGMDVKDTLKSWTVMETIIGLTGFVVVLIISFFI, encoded by the coding sequence ATGTCAGGTTCAACGTTGATTATGGTCGCACTTGCAGGTATATTCTTATTGCTATTCTTAGTTATTCGTACAAAATTACACGCTTTTGTGGCATTATTACTAGTTAGTTTATTGGTAGGCATCGCAGCGGGCATGCCACTTAACGAAGTTATTATATCTATTCAAAACGGTATGGGTGGGACACTCGGCTTTGTTGCTGTTGTAGTGGGTCTTGGTGCCATGTTCGGTAAAATGCTAGAAGTATCGGGTGGAGCAGAACGTCTGGCTTCGACGATGATTAGCAAATTTGGTGAAGACAAAGCACAATGGGCATTAGGAGTTACTGGATTTATTGTTGCGATTCCTGTATTTTTTGATGTTGGATTTATTATTTTAGTGCCGATTGTATACGGATTGGCTAGAAAAACAGGCAAGTCGCTTTTGCATTATGGGATTCCATTACTAGCAGGTCTTGCGGTTACGCATAGTTTTATCCCACCAACACCAGGACCGATTGCGGTTGCTGAATTAGTTGGTGCAGAACTGGGTTGGGTTATTTTGTTCGGTGTGCTTGCTGGTATTCCTGCGATGATTTTGGCGGGACCGGTATTTGGACGCTTTATTGGCAAAAAAATTCATGTGTTAATTCCAGATTACATGGAACTTGAAGAAAAGGAATACGATAAGGATTTGCCAAGCTTTGCGATGATCACATCGTTGATTTTGATTCCGCTTGTGTTGATCTTATTTAATACTTTATCAGGGGTATTACTAGAAGAAGGCAATATGGTTCGTGAGATTTTGACGTTCCTTGGACATCCATTTGTGGCGCTGACCATTGCCACATTACTAACGTTTTATCTACTTGGGACAAAACGTGGCTATTCACGTCAAGAAGTGCAAAATATTGCTACTAAAGCGCTTGAGCCTGCTGGGATTATCATCTTAGTAACAGGTGCAGGTGGAGTCTTCAAACAAGTATTAATCGATTCGGGAGTTGGCGAAGTACTTGGTGACATGATGGGTGATTCAGCATTGCCGCCAATTGTTTTAGCATTCTTGATCGCTGCAGCAGTTCGTGTTGCGCAAGGATCTGCAACGGTTGCGATGGTAACAGCAGCAGGGCTTATCACGCCACTTCTTGAAATGGTGGGAATGACTGGACCTGCTCTTGGATTGATCGTCATTGCCATCGCTTCAGGCGCGACTGTCTTGTCACACGTCAACGATTCTGGATTCTGGTTGGTTAACCGATATTTCGGCATGGACGTTAAGGATACCTTGAAATCCTGGACAGTTATGGAAACCATTATCGGGTTGACCGGTTTCGTGGTAGTGTTAATTATCAGCTTTTTTATCTAA
- the gnd gene encoding phosphogluconate dehydrogenase (NAD(+)-dependent, decarboxylating), with product MEIGIIGLGKMGLNLALNLIDHNHKVVGYDSHAAVEEVDFTQVSSIETMIKELKAPRTLWLMVPAGEITESVIQELTPLLEEGDSIIDGGNSNYKDTVRRAANLKEHGIFFFDCGTSGGTDGARHGICSMIGGDAEKFKTIEPLLKDISVEDGYLYTGEAGSGHFLKMIHNGIEYGMMQSIAEGFDILNKSPFGYDFEKVAGVWNNGSIISSYLMEMTKNAFSKDAKLEGIKGVMNSSGEGKWTVETALDLNVPAPVITLSLMMRYRSLEEDTFAGKVVAAQRNEFGGHAVEKK from the coding sequence ATGGAAATTGGAATTATTGGTTTAGGTAAAATGGGGTTGAACTTGGCGTTAAACTTAATCGACCATAATCATAAAGTTGTCGGCTACGACAGTCATGCGGCAGTTGAAGAAGTCGATTTTACTCAAGTTTCTTCTATTGAAACAATGATAAAAGAATTAAAAGCACCGCGCACGTTGTGGTTAATGGTACCAGCTGGTGAAATTACAGAATCGGTTATTCAAGAATTGACTCCGTTACTAGAAGAGGGAGATTCGATTATTGATGGGGGTAACTCTAACTATAAAGATACAGTTCGTCGTGCAGCCAACTTGAAAGAGCATGGAATTTTCTTCTTTGATTGTGGAACAAGTGGTGGAACAGACGGAGCACGTCACGGCATTTGTTCGATGATTGGTGGCGACGCGGAAAAATTTAAAACGATTGAACCTCTATTGAAAGATATTTCTGTAGAAGACGGCTATTTATATACTGGCGAAGCGGGCAGCGGTCATTTCTTAAAAATGATCCATAATGGAATCGAATACGGCATGATGCAATCGATTGCGGAAGGTTTTGACATTCTCAACAAAAGTCCTTTTGGCTATGACTTTGAAAAAGTGGCAGGTGTTTGGAACAATGGCTCGATCATCAGCTCATATTTAATGGAAATGACGAAAAATGCATTTTCGAAAGACGCGAAACTTGAAGGCATCAAAGGGGTGATGAATTCTTCAGGTGAAGGCAAATGGACAGTAGAAACAGCACTTGATTTGAACGTTCCTGCACCGGTGATTACTTTATCGCTAATGATGCGCTACCGTTCATTAGAAGAAGACACGTTCGCAGGTAAAGTCGTGGCCGCACAACGCAACGAATTTGGTGGACATGCAGTAGAGAAAAAATAA
- a CDS encoding MurR/RpiR family transcriptional regulator, whose translation MKQQQFALAAIRGSYRHFSEKEKKIADYVLNDPKNIIHLTINQIADELGLAESTIFRFCQRIGFKGFQAFKISLAAEVVAPLKDIHEKIEEGDSISAVTEKVFRSNIKTLEETLQIVDAEAMEQATQKLLEARKIDFYGNGGSAMVAMDGYHKFVRLGLHVSMNLDSHMQLMAASQLQSNDVAIVISHSGSTTDVLDVLRVLKEKGVTIISVTNFAKSPLSKEADIALYTVSEETDFRSEALASRIAQLSLIDALYTNLMILRGHKGKKALQDMRHAMTHKRL comes from the coding sequence ATGAAACAACAGCAATTTGCGCTGGCTGCCATACGCGGTAGTTACCGCCATTTTAGTGAAAAAGAAAAAAAGATTGCCGACTATGTCTTAAATGACCCGAAAAACATCATTCATTTGACCATCAATCAAATCGCTGATGAGTTGGGATTAGCAGAATCAACCATTTTCCGTTTTTGCCAACGAATCGGCTTTAAAGGTTTCCAAGCGTTCAAAATTTCGCTAGCTGCGGAAGTTGTCGCTCCTTTAAAAGACATTCATGAAAAAATTGAAGAAGGCGACAGTATTAGCGCTGTCACCGAAAAAGTATTCCGCTCTAATATTAAAACGCTTGAAGAAACTCTTCAGATTGTTGATGCAGAAGCGATGGAACAAGCAACTCAAAAATTACTAGAAGCTCGGAAAATAGATTTTTATGGCAATGGCGGTTCCGCTATGGTGGCAATGGACGGTTACCATAAATTTGTCCGTTTAGGTCTTCACGTTTCCATGAATTTAGACTCTCATATGCAACTTATGGCTGCTTCTCAACTTCAATCAAATGATGTAGCGATTGTCATTTCCCATTCGGGTTCGACTACTGACGTCCTTGACGTTTTACGTGTGTTAAAAGAAAAAGGAGTGACCATTATCTCTGTCACCAATTTCGCTAAATCGCCTTTGTCTAAAGAAGCGGACATCGCTCTTTATACTGTTTCAGAAGAAACCGATTTCCGTTCTGAAGCACTGGCTTCTCGAATTGCTCAGCTGAGCTTGATCGATGCTCTTTATACCAACTTGATGATTCTCCGAGGCCATAAGGGAAAAAAAGCACTTCAAGACATGCGTCACGCAATGACTCATAAACGGCTATGA
- a CDS encoding NADP-dependent oxidoreductase, with protein sequence MKAFVRTNALNDKVEIQEITIPQIDDNEVLVEVRAFGVGMHDRYFIPPNVTFPYTIGSEGAGVIVEMGSEVSDFELGDRVILSSSFQLKGGCWAQYAAVSSQMLVAMPNEISFTQGAAIPVAGKTALESLRTLDCKAGETLFVAGASGAIGTIVTQLAKNRGIRVIGSASSKNHPHLLSLGAEKAVDYSSAEWKDQIKQWMPEGVDAALAIHRGTSKDSMDIVKAGGKVVTVSGDQVDSERKIKVEQMQHQLSIQEAVNMLIQDMVEKKLHLVIERVYSFEQALDALEKTETGHARGKLVVSMEEPK encoded by the coding sequence ATGAAAGCTTTTGTTAGAACAAACGCATTAAATGATAAAGTAGAAATACAGGAAATAACCATTCCGCAAATAGACGATAATGAAGTGCTAGTGGAAGTTCGAGCTTTCGGAGTCGGTATGCATGACCGGTACTTCATTCCGCCAAATGTGACGTTTCCTTATACAATTGGATCTGAAGGAGCGGGTGTCATTGTAGAGATGGGGAGCGAAGTTTCTGATTTTGAACTAGGCGATCGAGTGATTTTGTCGAGTAGCTTTCAACTAAAAGGCGGATGTTGGGCACAGTATGCAGCTGTTTCATCTCAAATGCTTGTAGCGATGCCAAATGAAATTAGCTTTACGCAAGGTGCTGCTATTCCAGTAGCTGGCAAAACAGCTCTAGAAAGCTTGCGCACTCTAGATTGTAAAGCAGGAGAGACCTTATTTGTGGCGGGAGCTTCCGGAGCTATTGGAACAATCGTTACACAATTGGCTAAAAATCGAGGGATTCGAGTAATAGGTTCCGCATCCAGCAAAAACCATCCACACTTACTGTCACTTGGAGCTGAAAAAGCAGTTGATTATTCAAGTGCTGAATGGAAAGATCAAATCAAGCAATGGATGCCAGAAGGAGTAGACGCAGCTTTAGCTATTCACCGCGGAACAAGCAAAGATAGCATGGATATAGTAAAAGCTGGCGGAAAAGTTGTGACGGTTTCGGGTGACCAAGTAGATTCGGAAAGAAAGATTAAAGTAGAGCAAATGCAGCATCAACTCAGCATACAAGAGGCAGTAAACATGCTAATTCAAGATATGGTAGAAAAAAAGCTCCATCTAGTAATAGAGCGCGTCTACTCATTTGAACAAGCATTGGATGCATTGGAAAAAACAGAGACAGGACATGCCAGAGGAAAGCTTGTTGTGTCTATGGAAGAACCAAAGTAA